The Pseudochaenichthys georgianus chromosome 24, fPseGeo1.2, whole genome shotgun sequence genome includes a region encoding these proteins:
- the LOC117440241 gene encoding transcription regulator protein BACH2-like, which produces MITNHHQEMKDKSGVSGMSVDEKPEAPMYVYESTVHCTNILLCLNDQRKQDILCDVTVLVEGKEFRGHRSVLAACSEYFLQALVGQAENGLVVSLPEEVTARGFAPLLQFAYTAKLLLSRENIQEVIRCAEFLRMHNLEDSCFRFLEAQLRREEDGLLLCHKVAAAEVNNSQDESMQSEVEKPTSPKARRRAEALTSFEHPDEDRLAMAIPSNFSDGRLDFDRHGASDLPRCPKYRKYQWACNKHNNDTSSHTSTSGFPSTLKESSVSGALPGQDRLPLAQIKVEPQVDEEAISLCLSGDEQGDRDKDSVTSMEMDNPISVERTKRTKSPSCLRAFFKKGVDLPNTSQQLFTNRLVCPQDKVNSQGDHRKDFRPFTGELDLPVTSPKDVDSFPAGLSLKSASCDGVCKQEVELDRRSVIFSSGACKRLGTPAHSYPGGNSLEMELSEHMPKGLWAGASQSLPTSQTYSPSSTSSDPLLLCHPRPNTSCPVPIKVCPRSPPCETRTRTSSSCSSYSYAEDGSGGSPCSLPQFEFSSSPCSNVARCLNVDQQEQSVGGEALFNQVRPKIKCEQSYGTNSSDESGSFSEGDSESCHVQEPGPEGVGERLSSVSWCCSSTVLTRMNSQSSNHPPLIHLGRRPADCCLTS; this is translated from the exons GGCGTGAGCGGAATGTCCGTGGATGAGAAGCCTGAAGCCCCCATGTATGTGTATGAGTCGACAGTTCATTGTACCAATATCCTCCTCTGCCTCAACGACCAGCGGAAGCAGGATATCCTGTGCGATGTGACCGTCCTGGTGGAGGGGAAGGAGTTCCGCGGGCACCGCTCTGTGCTGGCCGCCTGCAGCGAGTACTTCCTGCAGGCGCTGGTGGGCCAGGCGGAGAATGGCTTGGTGGTCAGCCTTCCGGAAGAG GTCACTGCCAGGGGATTCGCTCCATTGTTGCAGTTTGCCTACACTGCTAAGCTGTTACTCAGCAGAGAAAACATCCAGGAGGTCATCCGCTGTGCCGAATTCCTGCGCATGCACAACCTGGAGGACTCATGCTTTCGCTTCCTGGAAGCACAGCTGCGCCGCGAGGAGGACGGCTTGCTGCTCTGCCACAAGGTGGCGGCAGCAGAAGTGAACAACTCACAGGATGAGAGCATGCAGTCTGAGGTGGAGAAGCCCACCTCCCCAAAGGCACGACGGCGCGCCGAAGCCCTCACTTCCTTTGAACACCCTGACGAGGATCGGCTAGCAATGGCTATTCCCAGTAACTTCTCCGATGGCCGGCTGGACTTTGACAGGCACGGAGCGTCAGACCTGCCGCGATGCCCGAAGTACAGGAAATACCAGTGGGCCTGCAACAAGCACAATAATGACACATCCTCACACACCAGTACCTCAGGTTTTCCAAGCACATTAAAAGAGAGCAGCGTCAGCGGGGCACTGCCGGGTCAGGACAGGCTGCCTTTGGCACAGATCAAAGTTGAACCACAGGTTGACGAAGAGGCCATCTCATTGTGCCTGTCAGGGGACGAGCAGGGGGACAGGGATAAGGACAGTGTGACGAGCATGGAGATGGATAACCCCATATCTGTGGAGAGAACCAAGAGAACCAAGTCCCCTTCCTGCCTCCGAGCCTTCTTCAAGAAAGGGGTGGACCTGCCCAACACTTCACAGCAGCTATTCACCAACAGACTTGTCTGTCCCCAGGACAAAGTCAACTCTCAGGGAGATCATAGAAAAGACTTCAGGCCTTTCACTGGGGAGCTGGATCTGCCTGTTACATCCCCAAAGGACGTTGACAGTTTCCCTGCAGGGTTGTCCCTCAAGTCCGCTTCCTGTGATGGGGTCTGCAAACAGGAAGTTGAGCTTGATCGCCGTAGTGTCATATTTTCCTCAGGGGCATGCAAACGTCTGGGAACCCCAGCACATTCCTACCCTGGTGGAAACTCTTTGGAGATGGAGCTCTCTGAGCACATGCCAAAGGGCCTGTGGGCCGGAGCCAGCCAGTCCCTCCCCACGTCGCAGACCTACTCTCCCAGCAGCACCTCCAGCGACCCCCTACTCCTGTGCCACCCGAGACCCAACACCAGCTGCCCAGTGCCAATCAAAGTGTGCCCGCGCTCACCGCCTTGTGAAACACGCACCAGGACTTCCAGCTCCTGCTCCTCGTACTCCTATGCAGAGGACGGCAGCGGGGGCTCTCCCTGCAGCCTGCCCCAGTTTGAGTTCTCCTCCTCTCCGTGCTCCAACGTGGCACGCTGCCTCAATGTGGACCAGCAGGAGCAAAGTGTGGGCGGGGAGGCGCTTTTTAACCAGGTGCGGCCTAAGATCAAATGCGAGCAGTCCTACGGCACCAACTCCAGCGACGAGTCGGGCTCCTTCTCAGAGGGAGACAGCGAGTCCTGCCATGTGCAGGAGCCAGGGCCAGAG GGAGTGGGCGAGAGGTTGAGCTCCGTCTCATGGTGCTGCAGCTCCACAGTGCTGACAAGGATGAACAGCCAATCCTCTAATCATCCTCCCCTAATCCACCTGGGCAGACGCCCTGCAGACT GCTGTCTCACCTCTTGA